The Nocardia sp. BMG111209 genome includes a window with the following:
- a CDS encoding undecaprenyl-diphosphate phosphatase, which yields MLTYIQAIVIGALQGVTELFPISSLGHSVLVPAWIGGSWQELVTEGDSDKGTPYLAFVVALHVATAIALLIYYWRDWRDIILAFFDTLRHRSIETSTERLAWLIILATIPVGILGLLLEHPLRTMFAKPIFAGVFLMLNGFVLILGEGLRRRNAPSLADYGRKFAEDEAREAAQARGLSVEEEIRAESGERLSHLTWKDALGIGLAQSGALLAGFSRSGLTMVGGLLRGLDHEDTAKFAFLLATPVILAAGVLKLPTLAGPQGRDIIGQSIVGAIVAGLAAWFAVRFLERFFKTRTLLPFAVYCLIAGLLSILRFA from the coding sequence ATGCTCACCTACATCCAAGCCATCGTGATCGGCGCCCTGCAAGGCGTCACCGAATTGTTCCCCATTTCCAGCCTCGGGCACTCGGTTCTGGTGCCCGCCTGGATCGGTGGCTCCTGGCAGGAGCTGGTCACCGAGGGCGATTCCGACAAGGGCACACCGTATCTCGCGTTCGTGGTGGCCCTGCACGTCGCCACGGCGATCGCGCTGCTCATCTATTACTGGCGCGACTGGCGCGACATCATCCTCGCGTTCTTCGACACGCTGCGGCACCGTTCCATCGAGACCTCCACCGAGCGGCTGGCGTGGCTGATCATCCTCGCCACCATCCCGGTCGGCATACTCGGTCTGCTGCTGGAACATCCGCTGCGGACGATGTTCGCCAAGCCCATCTTCGCCGGTGTGTTCCTCATGCTCAACGGCTTCGTGCTGATCCTCGGTGAGGGCCTGCGCCGCCGCAACGCGCCCAGCCTCGCCGACTACGGCCGCAAATTCGCCGAGGACGAGGCCCGGGAGGCCGCGCAGGCCCGCGGTCTCAGCGTCGAGGAGGAGATCCGCGCCGAATCCGGTGAGCGCCTGTCGCATCTGACCTGGAAGGACGCGCTCGGTATCGGCCTGGCCCAATCCGGCGCGCTGCTGGCCGGTTTCAGCCGTTCCGGCCTGACCATGGTCGGCGGCCTGTTGCGCGGACTGGATCACGAGGACACGGCCAAGTTCGCCTTCCTGCTCGCCACTCCGGTGATCCTCGCCGCCGGCGTGCTGAAGCTGCCCACGCTCGCGGGCCCGCAGGGCCGCGACATCATCGGGCAGTCGATCGTGGGTGCGATCGTGGCGGGCCTCGCCGCGTGGTTCGCGGTCCGGTTCCTGGAGCGGTTCTTCAAGACCCGGACCCTGCTGCCGTTCGCGGTGTACTGCCTGATCGCCGGACTGTTGTCGATCCTCCGCTTCGCCTGA
- a CDS encoding MarR family winged helix-turn-helix transcriptional regulator: MNKPTDRVEFECMLLGRYALNQRYRRDGTPILDRSAYLLLSRLELEGPMSIGQLSDAFHLDASTLNRQTAALLRGGLVERIADPDGGVARKFRISTAGEKRLETERSTNIGALTDLMDDWAPEDVTAFADYLQRLNSRIEDRAGQPWPRPGVPAQPGVTSPDS; this comes from the coding sequence ATGAACAAACCCACCGACCGGGTCGAGTTCGAATGCATGCTGCTCGGCCGTTACGCCCTCAACCAGCGGTATCGCCGGGACGGCACACCGATTCTGGACCGCAGCGCCTACCTGTTGCTGAGCCGGCTGGAGCTGGAGGGGCCGATGTCCATCGGTCAGCTCAGCGACGCGTTCCATCTGGATGCCTCGACGCTCAACCGGCAGACCGCGGCGCTGCTGCGGGGTGGTCTGGTCGAGCGGATCGCCGATCCCGACGGCGGGGTGGCCCGCAAGTTCCGGATCAGCACCGCCGGGGAGAAACGGCTCGAGACCGAGCGCAGCACCAATATCGGCGCCCTCACCGATCTGATGGACGACTGGGCGCCGGAGGATGTGACCGCCTTCGCGGACTATCTGCAGCGGCTCAACAGCCGGATCGAGGACCGCGCCGGACAACCCTGGCCACGGCCCGGAGTGCCGGCTCAGCCGGGGGTCACCAGCCCGGATTCGTAG
- a CDS encoding response regulator transcription factor, with product MPITVLIADDQAMVRQGFGALLAAQSDISVVGDAPNGVVAVAEARRLRPDVVLMDVRMPEMNGLEAARTILAAGFDPPVRVLMLTTFDIDDYVYEALRAGASGFLLKDAPAEELVRAVRVVADGQALLAPTVTRRLIDDVTRRRARPVSAPALDTLTPREREVLELVATGMSNAEIATALFVAEQTVKTHVSKVFSKLNLRDRAQAVVLAYESGLVTPG from the coding sequence GTGCCGATCACCGTGTTGATAGCCGACGATCAGGCGATGGTGCGGCAGGGCTTCGGTGCGCTGCTCGCCGCGCAATCCGATATCAGCGTCGTCGGCGACGCACCCAACGGAGTGGTCGCCGTCGCCGAGGCCCGGCGGCTGCGCCCCGATGTGGTGCTCATGGACGTCCGCATGCCCGAGATGAACGGCCTGGAGGCCGCCCGCACCATCCTCGCCGCCGGTTTCGACCCGCCCGTGCGGGTGCTGATGCTCACCACCTTCGACATCGACGACTACGTGTACGAGGCCCTGCGCGCCGGAGCCAGCGGATTCCTGCTGAAGGACGCTCCGGCCGAGGAACTGGTCCGCGCCGTCCGGGTGGTGGCCGACGGCCAGGCGCTGCTGGCGCCGACCGTCACCAGGCGGCTCATCGACGACGTGACCCGCCGCCGGGCCCGGCCCGTCAGCGCACCCGCCCTGGACACCCTGACCCCCCGCGAACGCGAGGTCCTGGAACTGGTCGCCACCGGGATGTCCAACGCCGAGATCGCCACCGCCCTGTTCGTGGCCGAGCAGACGGTGAAAACCCATGTCTCCAAGGTCTTCTCGAAGCTGAACCTGCGCGACCGGGCCCAGGCGGTGGTGCTGGCCTACGAATCCGGGCTGGTGACCCCCGGCTGA
- a CDS encoding sensor histidine kinase yields the protein MASRDRTRRAYLGRQAVATIRDHNRRRWLLDGATALVAGIFFAVAWPTLHLTHQVPAAAQPFIAGLAAFPFALIRVNPGLGWAISAASAAGIALIIPNQPGEHLPFQVVHILALFALLFCTAVRADIRLVLLGWAASAVLFGTTMARQDGLGSAGLAWPLAMTGLVAFGLLVRWLVLSRRALVAREEENELERARRAILEEKARIARDLHDVVAHHMSMVVVQAQTAPYRVGELPPAAVAEFESIGASARSALNEIRGMLGLLRSDGQLADHAPQPTAVDLLDLLAGARRAGVSIEWTVDGPLSDVPDTVGLALYRIAQESLSNASRHAPGAAVHVGLAVRAGIVELAVANEPGSVPATAGVPGTGISGMQARAAAFGGTFRAAPRPDGGFEVRATLPLSAAFTHPATGSIVPAGISA from the coding sequence ATGGCTAGTCGTGACAGGACCCGGAGGGCATACCTCGGGCGGCAAGCGGTCGCCACCATCCGCGACCACAACCGGCGCAGATGGTTGCTCGACGGGGCGACCGCACTGGTCGCCGGCATCTTCTTCGCGGTCGCCTGGCCGACCCTGCACCTCACCCATCAGGTACCCGCGGCGGCCCAGCCGTTCATCGCCGGGCTCGCGGCCTTCCCGTTCGCGCTGATCCGGGTCAACCCGGGCCTGGGCTGGGCCATCTCGGCCGCGTCGGCGGCCGGCATCGCGCTGATCATCCCGAACCAGCCCGGTGAACATCTGCCGTTCCAGGTCGTGCACATCCTGGCCCTGTTCGCCCTGCTGTTCTGCACCGCGGTGCGCGCGGACATCCGGCTGGTGCTGCTCGGCTGGGCCGCCTCGGCGGTGCTGTTCGGCACCACCATGGCCCGCCAGGACGGCCTGGGCTCCGCCGGCCTGGCCTGGCCACTCGCCATGACCGGCCTGGTCGCGTTCGGCCTGCTGGTCCGCTGGCTGGTGCTGTCGCGCCGGGCGTTGGTGGCGCGCGAGGAGGAGAACGAGCTGGAACGGGCGCGCCGGGCGATCCTGGAGGAGAAGGCCCGCATCGCCCGCGACCTGCACGACGTGGTCGCCCACCACATGTCGATGGTGGTCGTACAAGCCCAGACCGCCCCCTACCGCGTCGGCGAACTCCCGCCGGCGGCCGTGGCCGAATTCGAATCGATCGGCGCCTCCGCCCGCTCCGCCCTGAACGAGATCCGCGGCATGCTCGGCCTGCTGCGCAGTGACGGCCAACTCGCCGACCACGCCCCCCAGCCCACCGCCGTGGACCTGCTCGATCTCCTCGCCGGTGCCCGGCGAGCCGGCGTCTCCATCGAATGGACCGTCGACGGCCCGCTGTCGGACGTCCCCGACACCGTCGGCCTGGCGCTGTACCGCATCGCACAGGAATCGCTGTCGAACGCCTCCCGCCACGCACCGGGTGCGGCCGTCCACGTGGGCCTCGCGGTACGCGCGGGCATCGTGGAGCTGGCCGTCGCCAACGAGCCCGGCTCGGTACCCGCCACGGCCGGCGTCCCGGGTACCGGCATCTCCGGTATGCAGGCCCGAGCGGCCGCATTCGGCGGCACCTTCCGCGCCGCACCCCGCCCCGACGGCGGTTTCGAGGTGCGGGCGACGCTCCCCCTGTCCGCCGCCTTCACCCACCCGGCCACCGGCTCCATCGTCCCGGCGGGCATATCCGCGTGA
- a CDS encoding alpha/beta-hydrolase family protein produces MRVPRAGVSVAVAVGVVVSLAPGLLPRTATAQGLLTGVLVAVMFAVVGGVRKVSAWGRFAGGGGDSRRGVVAGLGVVAIGVSVGHAQHWQNSLRAAMGMPDVGLWYWPGCAVGAVVVAGLLVGTARGIGWVWRRLGAARGIGLAVVGVVAAQFVLVPTVTQWRHSAYAAANAAMDPGVVQPVSSARSGSSVSAVSWPSLGAEGRKFVAGAPNRSVRVYVGLESAPDPNARVELAIRELERSGGLDRDNLVVVVPTGSGWIDARAAAGLDERFGGDVALVGLQYSEAPSWATFLFGRRAAEASARALFAAVERRLAGVRDRPKVYLYGQSLGAAAGSDVFSGEDDQARRVCAAVWAGPPANRVHRAHATVLANSSDPVVRWSPGLLWHAPDLGGTRRDAPLPRWLPVIGFVQTSVDLLGALGVPPGHGHRYGTDQGTAMGYC; encoded by the coding sequence GTGCGGGTTCCGCGGGCCGGGGTGTCCGTTGCGGTGGCGGTCGGTGTCGTCGTGTCGTTGGCGCCGGGGTTGTTGCCTCGGACGGCGACGGCGCAGGGGCTGCTGACCGGGGTGCTGGTGGCGGTGATGTTCGCGGTGGTGGGTGGTGTGCGGAAGGTGTCGGCGTGGGGCCGGTTCGCAGGGGGTGGCGGGGATTCTCGGCGGGGGGTGGTTGCCGGGCTCGGTGTGGTCGCGATCGGTGTGTCCGTGGGGCACGCTCAGCATTGGCAGAATTCGCTGCGGGCGGCGATGGGGATGCCCGATGTCGGGTTGTGGTACTGGCCCGGGTGTGCGGTGGGGGCCGTGGTGGTCGCGGGGTTGCTGGTCGGGACCGCTCGGGGGATCGGGTGGGTGTGGCGGCGGCTGGGGGCGGCTCGGGGGATCGGGCTGGCGGTGGTGGGAGTGGTGGCCGCGCAGTTCGTGCTCGTGCCCACGGTGACGCAGTGGCGGCATTCGGCTTACGCTGCGGCCAATGCGGCGATGGATCCCGGTGTGGTGCAGCCGGTTTCGTCCGCGCGGTCGGGTAGTTCGGTGTCGGCGGTCAGTTGGCCGTCGCTGGGGGCCGAGGGGCGGAAGTTCGTGGCGGGGGCGCCGAATCGCTCGGTGCGGGTGTACGTCGGTCTCGAATCGGCGCCGGATCCGAATGCGCGGGTGGAGCTCGCGATTCGGGAACTCGAGCGATCCGGTGGGCTGGACCGCGACAATCTGGTCGTGGTGGTGCCCACCGGGTCCGGGTGGATCGATGCGCGGGCGGCGGCCGGACTGGACGAGCGGTTCGGGGGTGATGTCGCGCTGGTCGGGTTGCAGTATTCGGAGGCGCCGAGCTGGGCCACGTTCCTGTTCGGGCGGCGGGCCGCCGAGGCGTCGGCTCGGGCACTGTTCGCGGCGGTGGAGCGACGGTTGGCCGGGGTTCGTGATCGTCCGAAGGTGTATCTCTACGGGCAGAGTCTGGGGGCCGCGGCGGGTAGCGATGTGTTCTCCGGCGAGGACGATCAGGCGCGGCGGGTCTGTGCTGCGGTGTGGGCGGGGCCGCCGGCGAATCGGGTGCATCGGGCGCATGCGACGGTGCTCGCGAACTCCTCGGATCCGGTGGTTCGCTGGTCGCCCGGGTTGCTGTGGCACGCACCGGATCTCGGTGGGACTCGGCGCGACGCGCCGCTGCCGCGATGGCTTCCGGTGATCGGCTTCGTGCAGACGTCGGTCGATCTGCTCGGTGCGCTCGGGGTGCCGCCGGGGCACGGGCACCGGTACGGCACCGATCAAGGTACTGCGATGGGGTATTGCTGA
- the gatA gene encoding Asp-tRNA(Asn)/Glu-tRNA(Gln) amidotransferase subunit GatA, with product MTELTTLTAAELAEKIHTREVSSVEVTQAHLDRIAEVDGELNAFLHVAGDRALAAAAEVDRAVAAGTVASPLAGVPLALKDIFTTTDMPTTCASKILEGWVPPYDATVTAKLRAAGIPILGKTNLDEFAMGSSTENSAFGPTRNPWDTSRIPGGSGGGSAAALASYQAPLAIGTDTGGSIRQPAAVTATVGTKPTYGTVSRYGLVACASSLDQGGPCGRTVLDTALLHQVIAGYDRKDSTSRNVPVPEVVAAAREGARSDLRGIKVGVVKELHSDSYQPGVISSFDTAVATLKDLGADVVEVSCPHFEHALPAYYLILPSEVSSNLARFDAMRYGLRVADDGRHSAEQVMAATREAGFGPEVKRRIMIGTYALSAGYYDAFYGQALKVRTLIAQDFDRAYEQVDVLVSPTSPFTPWKLGEKVDDPLAMYLSDLCTLPTNLAGHCAMSVPSGLSKDDGMPVGLQIMAPALADDRLYRVAASYEAARGPIA from the coding sequence ATGACCGAGCTGACCACGCTCACCGCCGCCGAACTCGCGGAGAAGATCCATACGCGCGAGGTGTCCTCGGTCGAGGTCACCCAGGCGCATCTGGACCGCATCGCCGAGGTCGACGGTGAGCTGAACGCGTTCCTGCACGTGGCCGGCGATCGGGCGCTCGCCGCGGCGGCCGAGGTCGACCGCGCGGTCGCCGCCGGTACCGTGGCCTCGCCGCTGGCCGGGGTGCCGCTGGCGCTGAAGGACATCTTCACCACCACCGACATGCCCACCACCTGCGCCTCCAAGATCCTGGAGGGCTGGGTCCCGCCCTACGACGCGACGGTCACCGCCAAACTGCGCGCGGCGGGCATCCCGATCCTGGGCAAGACCAATCTGGACGAGTTCGCGATGGGCTCGTCGACGGAGAACTCGGCCTTCGGCCCCACCCGCAACCCGTGGGACACCAGCCGCATCCCCGGCGGCTCCGGTGGTGGTTCGGCCGCCGCCCTGGCCTCGTACCAGGCGCCGCTGGCGATCGGCACCGACACCGGTGGTTCCATCCGGCAGCCCGCCGCGGTCACGGCCACCGTCGGCACCAAGCCCACCTACGGCACGGTCTCCCGCTACGGCCTGGTGGCCTGCGCCTCCTCGCTGGACCAGGGCGGCCCCTGCGGCCGCACCGTGCTCGACACCGCGCTGCTGCACCAGGTGATCGCCGGCTACGACCGCAAGGACTCCACCTCCCGCAACGTCCCGGTCCCCGAGGTGGTGGCCGCGGCCCGCGAGGGCGCCCGCTCCGATCTGCGCGGCATCAAGGTCGGCGTCGTGAAGGAACTGCACTCCGACAGCTACCAGCCCGGCGTCATCTCCTCCTTCGACACCGCGGTCGCGACGCTGAAGGATCTGGGCGCCGACGTGGTCGAGGTGTCCTGCCCGCACTTCGAGCACGCCCTGCCCGCCTACTACCTGATCCTGCCCAGCGAGGTGTCCTCCAACCTGGCCCGGTTCGACGCGATGCGCTACGGCCTGCGCGTCGCCGACGACGGTCGGCACAGCGCCGAACAGGTGATGGCCGCGACCCGCGAGGCGGGCTTCGGTCCGGAGGTCAAGCGCCGCATCATGATCGGCACCTACGCGCTGTCCGCCGGTTACTACGACGCGTTCTACGGTCAGGCGCTGAAGGTCCGCACCCTCATCGCCCAGGACTTCGACCGCGCCTACGAACAGGTCGACGTCCTGGTCTCACCGACCAGCCCGTTCACCCCCTGGAAGCTGGGCGAGAAGGTCGACGATCCGCTGGCCATGTACCTGTCCGACCTGTGCACCCTGCCGACCAACCTGGCCGGTCACTGCGCGATGTCGGTCCCGTCCGGCCTCAGCAAGGACGACGGCATGCCGGTCGGCCTCCAGATCATGGCCCCCGCCCTCGCCGACGACCGCCTGTACCGGGTGGCCGCCTCCTACGAGGCGGCCCGCGGCCCGATCGCCTGA
- the gatC gene encoding Asp-tRNA(Asn)/Glu-tRNA(Gln) amidotransferase subunit GatC: protein MPAISRDEVAHLARLSRLALTDEELDLYAGQLDSILSHVQVISQVAADVPATASPNPTTNVTRPDVVEPCLSAGEALSGAPAVDEQRFLVPQILGEGE, encoded by the coding sequence GTGCCCGCCATCTCCCGCGACGAGGTCGCACACCTCGCCCGGTTGTCCCGGCTCGCCCTGACCGACGAAGAGCTCGACCTGTATGCGGGGCAGCTGGATTCGATCCTCAGCCACGTTCAGGTCATCTCGCAGGTCGCCGCCGACGTTCCGGCCACCGCGTCGCCGAATCCCACCACGAATGTGACCCGTCCCGACGTGGTCGAGCCGTGCCTGTCCGCGGGCGAGGCGTTGTCCGGCGCGCCGGCGGTGGACGAGCAGCGGTTCCTGGTCCCGCAGATCCTGGGGGAGGGCGAATGA
- a CDS encoding amino acid-binding protein yields MSFLLRVQLPDRPGSLGSLALALGGVGADILSLDVVERGAGFAIDDLVVEVPPGALPDTLITAAESLADVHVDSLRPYSGMLDTHRELELIDQVAGARDDRLQVLVDGVPRILRVGWCTVVDIGSQGAYRVVGSPSAPETQAASAPWMPLEKPMVLDGEADWVPQIWKDMDTKLAAAPLANTGKVLLLGRPGGPDFRPSEVARLGYLAGIIATVLG; encoded by the coding sequence GTGTCATTCTTGCTTCGCGTGCAACTTCCGGATCGCCCAGGAAGTCTCGGCTCACTCGCACTCGCGCTGGGCGGCGTCGGCGCCGATATCCTGTCGCTGGACGTGGTCGAACGCGGCGCCGGATTCGCCATCGACGATCTGGTGGTCGAAGTACCGCCCGGCGCCCTGCCCGACACCCTCATCACCGCCGCCGAATCGCTGGCCGACGTGCACGTCGATTCGCTACGGCCGTACTCCGGGATGCTGGACACCCATCGTGAGCTGGAGCTCATCGATCAGGTGGCCGGCGCCCGCGACGATCGGCTGCAGGTGCTGGTCGACGGCGTCCCGCGCATCCTGCGGGTCGGCTGGTGCACCGTCGTCGACATCGGATCGCAGGGTGCGTACCGGGTCGTCGGCAGTCCCAGCGCGCCGGAGACGCAGGCCGCCTCGGCGCCGTGGATGCCGCTCGAGAAGCCGATGGTGCTCGACGGCGAGGCCGATTGGGTGCCACAGATCTGGAAGGACATGGACACCAAGCTCGCGGCCGCCCCGCTCGCCAACACCGGCAAGGTGCTGCTGCTGGGCCGGCCGGGCGGTCCGGACTTCCGGCCCTCGGAGGTCGCTCGGCTCGGTTATCTCGCCGGAATCATCGCCACGGTCCTGGGTTGA
- a CDS encoding GNAT family N-acetyltransferase — MGSVENRFEIRRARAEEFEEIGALTISVYLGEGHVHPDSSYLSVLLDTATRARTAQVLVAVRDGELLGSLTIAEPGTPYADIARPDELEFRMLAVAKGARGLGVGSGLVDAVLGAARAGGYPAVILTTMSTMADARRIYERMGFVHVPERDWRTDSGKPLTVMRLAVG, encoded by the coding sequence GTGGGTTCAGTCGAGAACAGGTTCGAGATCCGCCGGGCGCGGGCGGAGGAGTTCGAGGAGATCGGGGCGCTGACGATCTCGGTGTATCTGGGCGAGGGGCACGTCCATCCGGACAGCTCGTATCTGTCCGTCCTGCTGGACACGGCGACCCGGGCGCGCACGGCCCAGGTCCTGGTCGCGGTGCGCGACGGGGAATTGCTGGGTTCGCTCACCATCGCCGAACCGGGGACGCCCTACGCCGATATCGCCCGGCCGGACGAGCTCGAGTTCCGGATGCTCGCCGTCGCGAAGGGCGCCCGCGGGCTCGGCGTCGGCAGCGGACTGGTCGACGCCGTCCTCGGCGCGGCCCGGGCGGGAGGCTATCCGGCGGTGATCCTGACCACCATGTCGACCATGGCCGACGCCCGGCGCATCTACGAACGGATGGGCTTCGTCCATGTCCCCGAACGCGATTGGCGCACCGATTCCGGCAAACCGCTCACGGTGATGCGGCTCGCGGTGGGCTGA
- a CDS encoding TetR/AcrR family transcriptional regulator has product MVTNPVQIPEQQIPEQQISDQRLLKGARARATIARRAADVASVEGLTGLSLGRLAADLGVSKSGVATLFGTKENLQLAAVQSAREVFIEAVILPALTAPRGMPRLRALIENWFVYIGAPVLPGGCFRSQCVSEFDSRPGPVRDALAADRADWFAVLEKEIRRAQEQGALSGLDPHALAFQLDAIMTAANSAARMGDSSGLPTARAIVTALVGAAG; this is encoded by the coding sequence GTGGTGACGAATCCCGTGCAGATCCCGGAGCAGCAGATCCCCGAGCAGCAGATATCGGATCAGCGCCTGCTGAAGGGCGCACGAGCGCGCGCGACCATCGCCCGCCGCGCCGCGGATGTCGCCTCGGTGGAGGGCCTGACCGGATTGAGCCTGGGCCGCCTGGCCGCCGATCTGGGCGTGAGCAAATCCGGGGTGGCGACCCTCTTCGGAACCAAGGAGAATCTGCAGCTGGCCGCGGTGCAGTCCGCGCGGGAGGTGTTCATCGAGGCCGTGATCCTCCCGGCCCTGACCGCACCGCGGGGCATGCCGAGATTGCGCGCGCTGATCGAGAATTGGTTCGTCTACATCGGTGCGCCGGTCCTGCCCGGCGGCTGTTTCCGCAGTCAGTGCGTCTCGGAGTTCGACAGCCGTCCCGGCCCGGTGCGCGACGCGCTCGCCGCCGACCGCGCCGATTGGTTCGCGGTGCTGGAGAAGGAGATTCGACGCGCGCAGGAGCAGGGCGCGCTGTCCGGGCTCGATCCGCACGCGCTGGCCTTCCAGCTGGACGCGATCATGACCGCCGCGAATTCGGCCGCGCGGATGGGGGATTCGTCCGGCCTGCCCACCGCCCGCGCCATCGTCACCGCCCTGGTCGGGGCGGCCGGATAA
- a CDS encoding MFS transporter, producing the protein MTDVSPRPTAVRPDTTPLAARLALLVASGAAFMSFLDLSVVNIAFPAITRDYPGTAATTLTWVVSGYAVAFAALLTPAGRLADSLGRGRVFLAALAGFALTSLLCALAPGADWLIAGRLLQGGAAAFLIPAGLGLVLGATPPERIGAAMAAWTAAGGFAATVGPAVGGALVEWFGWRSVFVVNVPIAALLLLAGVRLIAGDRRHGDGLPDLVGTVATGLGIGAIVAAVTEGQQWGWVDWRTLTAGIGGAGLLAVALWRSRRHPRPAIAVGLWRSRSYALVNATAFVFGAAMFAWLLAGPLWLDGMWHYSVLKSAGAMTIGAIASMVTAVLAGRATADRQRLLGVLGAVMFAAATLYMSTGVWDATPALWQAWLPAGILGGGGIGLLITVLGTTAARSLPPQRFAAGVGMNVTARQSGGALGVALLAAVFAAHPGAPLTAFHTLFAVCAVIAVATAVLAAVPARAEEAGA; encoded by the coding sequence ATGACAGACGTGTCCCCGCGGCCCACCGCCGTCCGGCCCGACACCACCCCGCTCGCCGCGCGCCTGGCCCTGCTGGTCGCCTCCGGCGCGGCGTTCATGTCCTTCCTCGACCTGTCGGTGGTGAACATCGCCTTCCCGGCCATCACCCGCGACTATCCGGGCACCGCCGCCACCACCCTCACCTGGGTGGTCAGCGGTTATGCCGTCGCCTTCGCGGCGCTGCTCACCCCGGCCGGGCGACTGGCCGACTCCCTCGGCCGCGGACGCGTATTCCTCGCTGCCCTGGCCGGTTTCGCACTCACCTCACTGTTGTGCGCGCTCGCCCCGGGCGCGGACTGGCTCATCGCCGGACGGTTGTTGCAGGGCGGTGCGGCCGCCTTCCTCATCCCCGCCGGGCTGGGCCTGGTCCTCGGCGCCACCCCGCCGGAACGTATCGGGGCGGCCATGGCCGCCTGGACCGCCGCGGGCGGGTTCGCCGCCACCGTCGGACCGGCCGTGGGCGGCGCGCTGGTGGAGTGGTTCGGCTGGCGATCGGTCTTCGTCGTCAACGTGCCCATCGCCGCACTGCTGCTCCTCGCCGGAGTGCGACTGATCGCCGGCGATCGGCGGCACGGTGACGGATTGCCCGATCTCGTCGGCACCGTCGCCACCGGGCTCGGCATCGGCGCGATCGTCGCGGCCGTCACCGAGGGGCAGCAGTGGGGCTGGGTCGACTGGCGCACCCTGACCGCCGGAATCGGCGGGGCCGGGCTGCTGGCGGTGGCGCTGTGGCGGTCGCGGCGGCATCCGCGGCCGGCCATCGCGGTCGGGTTGTGGCGCAGCCGCTCCTACGCGCTCGTGAACGCGACGGCCTTCGTCTTCGGCGCCGCCATGTTCGCGTGGCTGCTGGCCGGACCGCTGTGGCTGGACGGTATGTGGCACTACTCGGTGCTGAAATCGGCCGGCGCCATGACGATCGGCGCGATCGCGTCCATGGTGACCGCGGTTCTCGCCGGGCGGGCCACCGCCGACCGGCAGCGCCTGCTCGGCGTCCTGGGTGCGGTCATGTTCGCCGCGGCGACCCTCTACATGAGCACCGGCGTCTGGGATGCCACACCCGCGCTGTGGCAGGCGTGGCTGCCCGCGGGCATCCTCGGCGGTGGCGGTATCGGTTTGCTGATCACCGTACTGGGCACCACCGCCGCGAGATCGCTTCCGCCGCAACGGTTCGCGGCCGGGGTGGGGATGAATGTGACCGCGCGGCAGTCCGGCGGTGCGCTCGGCGTCGCGCTGCTGGCCGCGGTGTTCGCCGCGCATCCCGGCGCACCGTTGACCGCCTTCCACACGCTGTTCGCCGTGTGCGCCGTGATCGCCGTCGCCACAGCGGTTCTCGCCGCCGTGCCGGCACGCGCCGAGGAGGCCGGCGCATGA
- a CDS encoding SGNH/GDSL hydrolase family protein: protein MSVHGPEAAVQRQHGGTPLAPEPHRAETHTESTDPFLLSEKESRALLREVPWRRLAVIGDSIAEGTGDPWPGYESVPWADRVARRLQAAHPAAAYLNTGRVGAVIAEVRAEQLDDLTAFGPDLVHICCGGNDLFKRGADPDRVEADLDDLCARVAATGARLAMFTLADAFTGRMTPLQPRFAEFAEAVRRIAQRHDAVLTELWNHPARLRESWLSADLIHLSMAGHAVVAAEVIKSLARGGPA from the coding sequence ATGAGTGTCCACGGCCCGGAGGCGGCAGTGCAGCGGCAGCACGGGGGCACACCACTCGCGCCCGAACCGCACCGCGCCGAAACCCATACCGAATCGACCGATCCATTCCTGTTGTCCGAGAAGGAGTCTCGTGCCCTGTTGCGTGAGGTGCCGTGGCGGCGGCTGGCGGTGATCGGCGATTCCATCGCCGAGGGCACCGGGGATCCCTGGCCCGGTTACGAATCCGTGCCGTGGGCCGACCGCGTGGCCCGCCGGCTACAGGCGGCACATCCGGCGGCGGCATACCTCAACACCGGCCGGGTGGGCGCGGTCATCGCCGAGGTCCGCGCGGAACAGCTCGACGATCTGACCGCGTTCGGGCCCGATCTGGTCCACATCTGCTGCGGTGGCAACGATCTGTTCAAGCGTGGCGCGGACCCGGATCGGGTCGAGGCCGACCTCGACGACCTGTGCGCCCGGGTCGCCGCCACCGGGGCGCGGCTGGCGATGTTCACCCTCGCCGACGCCTTCACCGGCCGGATGACGCCGCTACAGCCCCGGTTCGCCGAATTCGCCGAGGCGGTGCGGCGGATCGCGCAGCGCCACGACGCCGTCCTCACCGAACTCTGGAACCATCCGGCCCGGCTACGGGAGAGCTGGCTCAGCGCCGACCTGATCCACCTGTCCATGGCCGGCCACGCCGTGGTCGCGGCCGAGGTGATCAAGTCCCTGGCCCGCGGCGGACCGGCGTGA